The Mucilaginibacter yixingensis genome window below encodes:
- a CDS encoding response regulator transcription factor — protein MPKKRILLAEDEEHLLEAIKLNLELEGYKVSTANNGKKALQIFKEERFNLVILDVMMPEMDGFVVAETIRLENSEVPVMFLTAKNTNEDKIAGLKKGADDYLTKPFNLEELILRVNNLVKRGLKGEDLKEFNSYKIGDKTIHFNSFELVNEDGSITALTKKETMLLKLLIERRNEAVSREQILETVWNYDVYPSTRTIDNFILTFRKYFEPDPKNPVYFHSIRGVGYKFTDNQH, from the coding sequence ATGCCTAAGAAAAGAATTTTACTGGCCGAGGACGAAGAACATTTGCTGGAAGCAATTAAGCTAAACCTTGAGCTGGAAGGCTATAAAGTTTCAACCGCTAACAACGGCAAAAAAGCCTTACAGATATTTAAAGAAGAACGTTTTAACCTGGTGATTCTGGACGTAATGATGCCAGAGATGGACGGCTTTGTGGTTGCAGAAACCATTCGCCTGGAAAACTCTGAGGTGCCTGTGATGTTCCTGACCGCCAAAAATACCAACGAGGATAAAATTGCCGGTCTTAAAAAAGGCGCCGACGATTACCTTACCAAACCTTTCAACCTGGAAGAGCTGATACTGCGTGTAAACAACCTGGTAAAACGCGGTCTGAAAGGTGAAGATCTGAAAGAGTTTAACAGCTATAAAATTGGCGATAAAACCATTCATTTCAACTCATTTGAGCTGGTGAACGAAGACGGTTCTATCACTGCGCTGACCAAAAAAGAAACCATGCTGCTGAAGTTGCTGATTGAGCGTCGTAATGAGGCTGTATCGCGCGAGCAGATTCTGGAGACCGTTTGGAACTACGATGTGTACCCATCAACCCGTACCATTGATAACTTTATCCTTACCTTCCGTAAGTATTTTGAACCCGATCCAAAGAACCCGGTTTATTTCCACTCTATCCGTGGTGTGGGTTATAAGTTTACCGATAATCAGCATTAA